Below is a genomic region from Henckelia pumila isolate YLH828 chromosome 3, ASM3356847v2, whole genome shotgun sequence.
GCAGTGATAACTAAAGCTAAGGCTAGTTTTTCCTGCGTTAAATAGTTGAGTTCAGCTCCCTTCAAGGCATGACTCACAAAGTACACAGGCTGATGATTTATTCCGTTCTTCCTGACTAGGACTGAACTGGCTGCTCGGTTGGTCACCGCCAGATATAAGAACAATTCTTCCCCTTGGATAGGCTTATTCAGCACAGGCAACTGCTTTAAGTAAGCTTTCAAGTCCTGGAAAGCTTTCTCACTTTCATCATTCCattcaaaatttgtttttttcgtAGTGCCTTAAAGAAAGGGAGGCTTTTATCTGTTGATCTGCTTATAAATCGGGCCAGTACTGTAATTCTTCCTGTTAATCTCTGTACTTCCTGTATATTCTTGGGGGAGCTCATAGTAATGATGGCTTGGACCTTTTCGAGATTAGCTTCGATTCCCCTTCTTATAATCATATAACCCAGAAACTTTCCAGCTCGGACTCCGAAAGTACACTTGCTGGGGTTTAGCTTAAGTCGATAGTGCTTTAAAGTCTGAAAAGTTTGAGTTAGGTCGGTAATGAACTGGTCCGCAGTTTGGGTCTTGACCAggatatcatctacatagacCTCGATATTTTTTCCAATTTGCTGCTCGAATACTCTATCCATCAACCTTTGGTATGTAGCCCCGGCGTTTTTGAGTCCaaacggcatgacacataggaATAGGTTCCTGCTGATGTGACAAAACTGACCTTGTCTTTGTCCTCTTTTGCCAAGGGAATTTGGTGATATCCTTGGTAAGCATCCAAAAAGCTAAGTAATTCATGCCCTGCAGTGGAATTGACAAGCTGGTCTATTCTAGGTAGGGGTAGCAATCTTTAGGGCATGTTTTATTCAAATCTTGAAAATCTACACACATACGCCATTTTTCCGTAGATTTCGGGACTAAGACTATGTTAGACAACCAGGTCGGGAAGTGTATTTCTTCAATATGCCCAGCCCTGAGTAGCTCGTCCACCTGCTCCTTTATTACTGCATCTTTTTCAGGACCGAAGTGCCTTTTCTTTTGAATAATAGGGAGACAACCctttattacattgagcttgtgCTATGCTATTTCCCGATGGACCCCTACCAGGTCTGAAACTGACCACGCGAAGAcgtctttatttttttgcaagCATTTCAGTAGTAGTTGCTTCAACTCTACTTCAAGGGTACGGGCAATTTTTACCATCCCCGAAGGAGGGGAGATCATtatttcttcaatttcttcttcagcAGTGACAGATGTGTCTTCTATCTTGACTTTTTCCATGCCAGCAAATCTAGGTCTGTCAACATTATCAGTCCTGGCTACTTTTTGCTCTATTCTAACTTCCTCCACATAACACTTTCGTGCAATAACTTGATCACCTTGCACCTCACCGACCTCATTACCCACTGGGAACTTAATTTTCTGATGCAGAGCTGATGCGACGGCCATGAAAGTGGTCATGGCAGGTCTACCCAGTATGGCGTTATAGGCAGACGGAGCGTCTACTATAATAAAGCTCACAATCCTGGTCTTGCGACCGTTGCCTTTCCCAAGAGTTAGGGGTAGATGTACTAACCCAACAGGCTGGATTGCAAGACCCGTGAAACCAAAGAGTGATGTGACGACGGGCTCTATTTTGTACTGTCCCAGGTCCATTTGATTGATAGCTTCTTGGAATAGAACATTGACAGAACTGCCTGAATCCACAAATATTCGGGCCACATCGTAATTCGTGACCATGGCCCTTATTACCAATGCATCATTATGGTTGTTAGAAACCCCTTTTAAATCTTTCGGCCCAAAAGAGAGGGTCGGGCCAGTGTTGACAGTTTGATTGTCAATctccatatttattaattttcggCTGCTAGTTTTCCTAGCTCGATTGGAATCTCCATCACTAGGGTCTCCTGAAATCATATTGATAATTCCCCGAGCAGGCGGAGCCGGTCTTTGATGAGCTCGATCATCCCTGGGCTGGTCCTGATTTGGGCGATTTAAATCCTCATGAGGAGGAGCAGTCCTGGCTCTCTGTCTCCATCTTCCTCGTTATTTCTTGTTCGGACGGTACCCCTCTTGTCGGATCAATATCTTTTTTATTTCAGAATGTTGTTGTATTATCCTCTCAATCTCCTGATCTAATTGTCGGCAGTCTTCTTTAGTATGCCCATACTCATTATGAAAGTGACAATATTTATCTGATTGCCTGTTTCGGGGTCCATTTTCCGTCCACGAAGGCCTTTGTGTGAGTTTTCGATTGTCACAAATTTGTAGGGCTCGGACTTTACTCATGCGTAAAGGACTGAAAGAGGTGAATTCTCCCAACAATGCAGGTCGGAATGGCTGTCCCATCCCTGAATTATTGTTTGAAACCCTATTGTTCTTTGGACTTTTCGGCCGTTCCCTCTTCACAGCTGCCCGCGAAACCTGTATCTCTTCCATGTTGACATATTTTTCAGCTCGGGCAAGTAATTCTTCATATGTTTCTGGCGGCCTCTTTATTATAGATTTAAGAAAATCTTTTGTATCCAGCCCTTGCATGAAGGCACTGATGAGCAGGTCTGGAGTAGCCATGGGTACCTCGAGAGCCAAGGCACTAAACCTGCGGATGTATGCTCTCAAATTTTCATGTTCTCGTTGCTTTATTGCAAAGAGGCTGAAAGTAGTGGTAGGATGCTTTTTGCTGCTAGCAAAGTGATGCAAAAAGGATTTGCTGAAATCCTTAAATTCCTTGATCTCCCCAGGACGTAGCATATTGAACCATTGCTGGGCTGGTCCTATGAGATTAGTAAGGAAAGACCGGCACTTAATCTGATCAGAATATTTATGCAACAGAGCTGCATTCTCAAAGCGTGCCAAATGGTCTTCAGGATCCCCTTTGCCATCATACTCTCCAACATTAGGAAATTTGAACTGATTGGGGAGGTCGGCGTCCAATATCTCCTGAGTAAAAGGAATGTTTCTTGTTGTGGTAGCTAGGTACCCGGACTGTTTTTTCCTTAACTGCTCCATCTTCTCCTTCAACTTTCTGATTTCATCGAGGTGGGCATTATGATCAATGTGCAGTGGATTGGCCCCTGCTCTTTCTGCAAAAGCCCTCTGAATAGCCTGAGCTACTAGTACCTCTAAATTTGGGTGATCTCCATTCTGATTAGCCAtcgaaactctttttcttcaaattcccacggatggcgccaattgatgatgtcggaattttacctcgggttcgatctgatagaatggatcctccaaatctCCAAtgaagcaggtcgggtcgggtacacCAAGttctgcacaagcaacagctaggtcaaggggcaCCGAAAGTGTTTCGGCGTGatccctccgatgcctaagtcagtgtcttgaaggcagatggtatgattaatgcgaaaattgagagatatgagtgcgtgaaagTAAAATtgagtaatgaataatgaataccataacaatacctgtatttatagaaaaaatagagtaagttacctagtcgaattataacatgtcatGGAGTAGGAATCTTCACTCATTGGTCCGCCCTTGAGTTTATCCTTATCTCATTCATATCTGTGCAATGGTCAAGCTTATCTCCAATGTATTCAAGTTCCACTTGACCTATAAAACATACCAAGCCCTATTGGGCCCCAGCTCGAGTCAGCCCAGTAATAAGCAGCCCAGGTCTTGACATGCCCTAACAGGTAGAAAACTGAGTTGGAcctgatatataataataatcccAAAATTGGGCCAACCCATAATGAACGGGTTCGGGTCAAAATAATTTCCCGGGGCAtcaggttctattggcaactttagtaATCTTAAgtgattatgcaaatacgcaagcggaataCTTAAAGCAATCAAGTATAAATGTGATAAATAAATacgtaaagtaaataaagcgataaaaGAGATagaatatgtttatggaagttcgacgataaattgtctacgtctccccttcttggttaaggtcgattaaccaaggatccactagcacttcaaacgTCTTgtccttgatggctccaaggatagccgtacaactcaacacgatcaccgcgccgatacaactcgatacacttggccttaagggctccaatgatagcctcaacaatcacacaacacacttggcttcacattcaagtgtttacaatgatcgcacaaccaactcacaaatgattTTTACACATAACTCTCGATTTTTGAGCGAATATATCGAATAACTCTTGATAGAACACTTTGAATGATAGGAGATGCTTGCAAAagatgagagtgaattggaTTGTCTTCAATTGTCTTGAaatgacctctatttatagttgcaaACTCGAGCTGGTTACGATCCTCCGAACAGGTCTTCAAATCCTCCGAACGTCACtgattgattttcaaatttctgcGGCTGGGTAACTGTTCAGATGGTTTGAACAggtcttcggatcgtccgaacggcTGCCTTAAATTCATTTCGGCAAAtttcttccgacaaaatcttcaGTTGTCGTAAaggagttcggatcctccgatcctggcttcggagcgtccgaagtgTGCCTTTCGTGCCCTCCGAGGGTGCCTCCGAACAATTTTTAATTTCAGGAAaaacttcggaccgtccgaactggcttcggatcgtccgaacaggTCTTTGTGGTCTCCGAGCCTGTCCTCCGaacatatttaattatttgaataatcttcggatggtccgaacgtcacttcagaccgtccgaacctgGGCAAATTCGAACATTTCAATCTTTTATCTCCAATTTTTtattatcggttcttgcttccaatattgttcatacaaaaatattattgtctgcaaatttctcactttaaattGTTAGTaataattaaccgagttttgtaatcatcaaaacataatttttgtgagaatttttaatgcattaaaaacattaatctcccTACACAAGATTTGTAtgcatttaaggcgtaacaatctctccattttttatgatcacaaaacttggtgaAATGggagaaataaaatataaagagaaaaaaaaataagcactaataaaataattcaagaaataatgagcatttaatcaaataaaatttaagcaTTCAATTGTTTAATAAACTCCCCCtcaattt
It encodes:
- the LOC140888353 gene encoding uncharacterized protein, producing MANQNGDHPNLEVLVAQAIQRAFAERAGANPLHIDHNAHLDEIRKLKEKMEQLRKKQSGYLATTTRNIPFTQEILDADLPNQFKFPNVGEYDGKGDPEDHLARFENAALLHKYSDQIKCRSFLTNLIGPAQQWFNMLRPGEIKEFKDFSKSFLHHFASSKKHPTTTFSLFAIKQREHENLRAYIRRFSALALEVPMATPDLLISAFMQGLDTKDFLKSIIKRPPETYEELLARAEKYVNMEEIQVSRAAVKRERPKSPKNNRVSNNNSGMGQPFRPALLGEFTSFSPLRMSKVRALQICDNRKLTQRPSWTENGPRNRQSDKYCHFHNEYGHTKEDCRQLDQEIERIIQQHSEIKKILIRQEGYRPNKK